In one Bacillus sp. PK3_68 genomic region, the following are encoded:
- a CDS encoding recombinase family protein gives MLIGYMRPYYEDQNCDSQAQLLADWSCEKIIKEEHSSAKKRKALEQMIKELHPGDKIIVAKLFALADSTRHLVELLETLEMKGAFIQSLKEEIDTSHESGYRFSDIVKHLVEFQSDVISEKTKSGVHEARQKGIATGRPRKPDENVKKAIRMYQSKKYSLSDIKEETGISKSTLYRYLES, from the coding sequence ATGTTAATCGGATATATGAGGCCATATTATGAAGATCAAAATTGCGACAGCCAAGCACAGCTTTTAGCAGACTGGTCATGTGAAAAAATCATTAAAGAAGAACATTCATCTGCCAAAAAGAGAAAGGCCCTTGAGCAGATGATTAAGGAACTTCATCCCGGAGATAAAATTATCGTGGCAAAACTTTTTGCATTAGCTGACTCCACTCGCCATTTAGTTGAGCTCTTGGAGACATTGGAGATGAAGGGAGCATTTATTCAATCACTAAAAGAGGAAATTGATACTAGCCACGAAAGCGGCTACCGGTTCAGTGATATTGTTAAGCACCTTGTTGAGTTTCAAAGTGATGTGATAAGCGAAAAGACTAAAAGCGGTGTCCATGAAGCGAGGCAAAAAGGGATTGCAACCGGGAGACCGAGAAAGCCGGATGAAAATGTCAAGAAGGCTATCCGAATGTATCAAAGCAAAAAATATAGCCTAAGTGATATAAAGGAAGAAACAGGGATTAGCAAATCCACATTATATCGATACTTGGAAAGCTAA